Proteins found in one Labrenzia sp. VG12 genomic segment:
- a CDS encoding YqaA family protein, whose product MLRRLYDWTLSLAAGPRAPAALGTVSFVESSVFPIPPDILLIPMVIARREKAWWYALLCTLTSVAGGIAGYLIGMFLFEQIAVPVLTFYGKMAFVDEFKVIFHEWGWWFVFIAGLTPFPYKVITIASGALGLSLPVFIMASIVSRGIRFCVVAGLLYFFGPPIRDFIEKRLGLMFTLFVVLLVGGFVALKYI is encoded by the coding sequence ATGTTGAGACGCCTTTACGACTGGACCCTGTCCCTTGCCGCCGGCCCCCGCGCACCTGCCGCGCTGGGAACCGTTTCCTTTGTCGAAAGCTCGGTCTTCCCGATCCCGCCGGACATCCTGTTGATCCCGATGGTGATCGCAAGGCGCGAGAAAGCCTGGTGGTATGCGCTGCTTTGCACGCTGACGTCGGTCGCCGGGGGCATTGCCGGCTATCTGATCGGCATGTTCCTGTTCGAGCAGATTGCGGTGCCGGTGCTGACCTTCTATGGCAAGATGGCCTTTGTCGACGAGTTCAAGGTGATCTTCCACGAGTGGGGCTGGTGGTTCGTCTTCATTGCCGGCCTCACGCCGTTTCCCTACAAGGTGATCACCATTGCTTCCGGAGCGCTCGGGCTCAGCCTGCCGGTCTTCATCATGGCCAGCATCGTGTCGCGCGGCATTCGCTTCTGCGTGGTCGCCGGCCTGCTCTATTTCTTTGGTCCGCCGATCAGGGATTTCATCGAAAAACGCCTTGGCCTCATGTTCACCCTATTCGTGGTGTTGCTGGTCGGCGGGTTTGTGGCCTTGAAATATATCTGA
- a CDS encoding cupin domain-containing protein, whose amino-acid sequence MTEVARGEQAEFGENRKHMANTKEQEMHTKSASPTGTHLKLRFVNDMIDKDQLEPAPIRPAWILEGNPEAKGKQLAGHKFGWGDATHWSCTAGKFQWQYGWDESVMFLEGEVTITDENGNVYVGTPGTFLFFPAGTTAVWEVPTYIRKLAFNQKPVPWYLHYQSRIIERLKGAMPGGLR is encoded by the coding sequence ATGACTGAAGTGGCACGAGGAGAGCAAGCGGAGTTCGGAGAGAATCGTAAACATATGGCAAACACCAAAGAACAAGAAATGCACACCAAATCCGCATCGCCAACCGGTACCCATCTCAAACTGCGTTTTGTGAACGACATGATTGACAAAGACCAGCTCGAACCAGCGCCAATTCGTCCGGCATGGATTCTGGAAGGCAACCCCGAAGCCAAAGGCAAGCAGCTGGCGGGCCACAAATTCGGCTGGGGTGACGCGACCCATTGGTCTTGCACAGCAGGCAAGTTCCAGTGGCAATATGGCTGGGACGAGTCGGTCATGTTCCTGGAAGGTGAAGTGACCATTACCGACGAGAACGGCAACGTTTATGTGGGCACTCCCGGGACGTTCCTTTTCTTTCCGGCTGGAACAACCGCCGTCTGGGAGGTCCCGACCTATATCCGCAAGCTCGCCTTCAACCAGAAGCCGGTGCCGTGGTACCTGCATTACCAGTCGCGCATTATCGAGCGACTGAAAGGCGCCATGCCGGGCGGGCTGCGCTAA
- a CDS encoding disulfide bond formation protein B, with translation MAREQLAKSATGLLLLGGLIVIATAWGFQLIGGYVPCKLCLEQRIPYYAGLPLTALALFLMMRGRTGLAGLVLLAVAVIFAYGAGLGIYQAGAEWAFWAGPNDCGGGSAAPTSASNMLQALQSTRVVSCTEASWRMFGLSFAGWNAVASAGLAGLALVAAFLLKRPANPVTVDA, from the coding sequence ATGGCACGGGAACAGCTGGCGAAATCGGCAACAGGTTTGCTTCTGCTGGGCGGGTTGATCGTGATTGCGACGGCCTGGGGCTTTCAGCTGATCGGGGGCTATGTGCCGTGCAAGCTGTGCCTGGAACAGCGCATTCCCTATTACGCCGGCCTTCCCCTGACGGCGCTGGCTCTCTTTTTGATGATGCGCGGGCGAACCGGTCTGGCCGGGCTGGTTCTCCTGGCGGTTGCGGTCATCTTCGCCTATGGCGCGGGGCTCGGTATTTACCAGGCCGGCGCAGAATGGGCGTTCTGGGCTGGTCCGAATGACTGCGGCGGCGGCAGCGCGGCACCGACCTCGGCCTCCAACATGCTGCAGGCGCTGCAGTCGACCCGGGTGGTCAGCTGCACGGAAGCCAGCTGGCGCATGTTCGGTCTGTCCTTTGCGGGCTGGAATGCGGTGGCCTCTGCCGGTCTTGCCGGCCTAGCATTGGTGGCGGCATTTTTGTTGAAACGGCCTGCCAACCCGGTCACTGTAGACGCATGA